AAACAATGAATGAGTAAACTAGAAACCAGTTCAAAATTTATTAAAAACCAACATACTAGTCCAGGTCACAATTGTCCAGTGTAAAAGGAATTGGAACAGCTCCTAATCTCATTCTTTAACATGAAACTTGTTTTACCGGGTTCAGCAAAAATACTAATACTGCTGCATTTCGTCGAAAATTAATATCATACTCCCGCCGTccaaatttatgtgacactctttttTTCAGTCATGTCCCAAGAAGAATGGTCACAtatctatatttagtaacaatttaaatTTAACTTTTCATTTTACCCTTGATGTGAAATAGAGCCCAGACAAGTATCTATAACTTATTTATGGATTTCATTCTTAAACTTTGTGGTCAGTGAAACACctttacataaattgggacgaggGAGCAAAGTCAATTTTTTTTGTAGGGAAATAATCTTTTTATAGGTAGCAAAGTCAATTATTGTTACGTCTAAGCTATTGCCAATTATAATACTAGATTTCAGAACAGGTCCAATTTCATCCAACCCCTTAACAAGACATGGAAACACGCATAGCTGGCGTAAGAAGTTGTCAAAAAGATCTTATTAACCAACAATAAAAGATCCCCAATTTGTCAAAAGCTGAATTCATCATAATTCCCAGCTACCCCATAAATAATCCACCTCTTAatgtaaaatttaaaaaaaaaaaaaaaaaaaaagagaaatatagtcacaaaataaAATTAGTATTCTCTCGGTCCCATTTTATACATGTGTGTTTGACTGACACATAATTTAAGAAGGAAAATTtctgaaacttgtggttcaaaataagtcatagatatttgtgcgactataaatcattttaaaggtaaaatgatattccttcggttcaaaaagagtgtccacttaaccATTTACAAATCTCTTGAGAAAATACTAATTTCTAAGCAAAAATAGTTAATTTAACTAAATTATCcttaattaaataaaaattgGAATTTGGTGAATTAAGATGGACACTTTTTTTTGAAGCGGATGGAGTAAATTTGAAGTTAAATTAAAACTAATTATAGAAATGTGTTTGAGACTGACCGGAAAAGAGTGTCACAATTACATAATTGGGACGGGGAGTAAGTGTTAAAACAATTCATTTATTTAAAGTAAAAGGACAATCATTAGGTAAAAAGATGAAGAGTTGTACCTTAAATAATAGTGGTTGTACACTAGCATTATTTTAACAGTAAAAAGAAGAGTTTTCATAAAGTCAAAACTTAGAGAAATCCTGCACGGAAAGCCAAGAAAGGTCAACTTTTTCTGCTTTCAACTCTTTCGACGATACAAAATAACCTTTTTGACCTCTACAAAAAGGGCGTTGATAACAAAGCAAAGGGCAGTATAGTAAATCACCCAATGCATTCGTCATCTAAAAACCTTGTAAAGCTGGATTTTCCCATTGTTTATTTATTCACTGATTCTGTTCAAGCCAAACAAACGTGataaaatttttaaaaactaAATTTCCACTTTTACCCTTACTCAGATCCCCAAATAACGTTAAGTAGCCGTAAATATCGCAAAATCACGAAGGGTAGTTTTGTCCAGAAAAATTCTCCTTTAATATTCCATTTTTGGCAAAGCACATTTTTCTGCTCACCTTTCGCtatggttaaaaaaaaaaccagCTGTCATCACCGATAATAACCGACTTCCGATAATAATCAAATACACCGGCGATAAAAATAACCGACAAACACACAAAAATAAAGAGAAGAAGGACGagaattttcattttttaaaatgtaaagATTACTAAAGATATAGTGGTAAGGTTTGCGTATGCTCTATCCTCCTCAGACCTCGCCTGGTGGGACTATAcggggtttgttgttgttataaggtaaaaataaagaaaaaggagaagaatattattatttatttataattatcAAAGAGAACGGACCTTAGAGGATCGGGTGGTGCTACTGAAGCTTCTAGAGAAACGGGAGAAAGTGGAGGAAGATGAAGCGGCGGAGGGCGGCCGAGATTTGGAATCGGAGGAAGGAGGAGATTTTGGTGGTTGTCTAAACGACAGCGTTTTCTGGAGTTTGCTCCATGTTCCTGACATTTTTGGAATTGATTGATGTTAGGGTTTGGGTTTGTTTTTGTATGCGAAAGATTAATGAACGTGAATTGTTAGAGAAGAAGACagaaagaaatagaaaaaaaaagaggagttTTGGATTTGAGAATAGTAAAtagaattttcttcttctaaATGTGGGATTGAAAAGACAAGTATGTCTGATTATAGAGAGAGATATATATATCAAAGAGAGGAGTTAGAATTTGAGAATATTAAATGACTTAATTAACACATACCTAGTCGttcatttagacactcgaatTAAGTTATATTATAATTAGACACCTTAAATTCTAATAAAGTGATTAAATTGGAAGACATTTTCATTTTGAATTTGTAATTTTGTGTATTTTTTCGTTTGTTTAATATTTAATTAAGTTAGTCATATAAAATATGTCATTTTCTTTAACTGTGGTTTTACGACTTATTGAGACGAATGCGTATAAGTAAAGGACATAACGCATTCATGTAATTAACTTAACTACATAATAGACAAATGAAACATACacaaaaaatatttcaaaattgAACTATAAGTGTCTAATTGAAACACATTATTAGAAGTTGGGTTATTTAATTAGAACATGACAGCGTAGAAAATGAAATATTCTGGAAACTACATATATGTATTGAGCCATAATGAAAAGAATTTTCTCTTTTAATTATTTGAAAAGACAAGTATGATACGGTGGTGCATCTGATTTgattgtaattaatttttctctctctttcgaTTTTTGGTTCAAAAAACGGAAGGTCTTTTCGTTTGAGCTAGATAGTGTGGGTGGGTTTGGAGAATAAACTTTAAAACAGCATGTTATTAAGTGACTACCATTTTCAGTAATAAATGTAACAAAAAAAAGTAAAGAGAGGGAAGAGGGGAATAATTTCGGGGAGAGCTTTAATTTCGTTTACTGTTGTAATATCTTCATCTTTTAGATATTCAGATcctcatagttgacttttggtGTAATTTACAATTGTGGCCACTCACTTTTAATTTATTGTGTCATTTTAGTACCAGCTATTCCAACAAATTTAgcatatatttaaataaaataagTAATCTAATCAAACTTATCCTAGCATATATGAAACATGAGTATTTAAAATATGCTCGCAGATGGACCAAAAGTACAAACTCGCCCATTTGAACGTTATATATTCCTGGTCAGGTACTATTATAATTTATAAGCATTATGCAGATCATCGTGACCCTTTATGGTTTTACATATCACACGGTCCTCGTTTCTTGGAGTAACTAGTTTAGATGGATCCCTCAATTAGATGCTTTATACAACCTAAATGCTTATGGTGCTGTTGATCGTATTAATAACAGCAAAGGTGGAATTGGAATATTCATCAGATATCAAAATGGAAAATGGATAAAGGTTATGATAAAATTCTTAACCAAGTTAATATTCTCACAACCCAGCTATTTGAGGAGTTGTTCACAAGAGAATAAAACAGTGAATACTATTTGCTAGAGTTATGAAGATGATTAAGGAAACATAAGAAAAATGTTATAGAGTATTGAGTTGGGAAGTTAGCAAATTTCAGTTAACTTGATTGATTTGAATGTTCATAACATTAACACTAACCTAGGAAAGTAGATTAAGGACTTTGAAAACCTCTTAGGAATTAGTAGGAGCATATGGTTTAATTTTGACCAGTACATATTAGTCTGTCGTCCGTTTCATTTGTTTGTTTTAGTTACTATTTGGACAGTCAAAGAATAGTTTCTTTTTGTATAATTTTTTCAAAACCTTAGCTTATACATATGTTGAATTGTTAACATCGTGACTTGTatttttacgtagtttttaaatatgtaaattttatttcgaaaaaaattaaagatttaatGTCCGAATTCACACTAAACATTAGTTAAtttgaccctcgtactccgaaTCAAGCAAAACAAAGTGAAACAAAGGGAGTATAATTAAGACTAAAGACAACATTGAAGATAAAATGGCTTGTTATCAGTATTGTAAAAAATAGTCATAAGTTCAAAGGATATATATGTGTAAAACTATATGGAGTGATGTCCAGTTTGTTCTTTGAAGTAAAGGAGTATATTATACATAGTGTAATATTTTTTACACTAACAAGTCACTGTACAAATTTCATATTTTAATGGAGCTTATCCGTACATATTCATAAGCTGACGACCTGTTAGTGTAAATAATTATTTGCACTaacaatttatattgtataattTAAACTCCAAAAGAAAACATGATAAACGAAAATCACAAGGTAAGGCCAATTTAGAATATGAAACACCAAAACTTCCCAAAGGTAAAATCTCAAATTAGTGGTTTCGTTCCTTTGACGACATTATAGGGGTTGATTGGTGAACATAGAAACCCAAATATACTGAGCCTATTTTCTAGCTTTCAATTTCTTACCTATCAACccctgaaatatatatatatatatatcctttaatATAAGCCCTAAATATTACTAGTAGCAAAATTCCTACTGTTTCTAGAGCCTAAAAATCATGTACAGCCAGAAGGAGTTTGCTGTCCATAAAAGCTCATATTTGCATTGTAACAAGTTGCAGTTGTGGCCTCTTGGCCATTGAAAATTAAGTCTAAACCCCTTAGCTCAATCCCTTGGCATGGCACACTTTTGCTGCAATTAAGAGAAACTGCCACTTTTGAAGCTGCAATTCCTCTTATGTCAATGAATTTAACATTTGAAATCTCCACTTGTGAGTTACCCTGTGGAAAAATATAATTAAAGTAGAAGAATTAAAAAAAAGAGCATTAGAAACTATAACACGTTAAAAAGGTTTATTCACTTTTCTTAACCTGACTTCAAAAGAGTCATAAGTTTTGACCACTAGATATACAGTAAGTATACCATCAAAACTTTGTATAACGGCGTCGTTCATCCAGATATTTTTTGCTTATAGAGAAATATTGTTACATGaaacatataatataatataatataacataaaaaatcaattaataccaccatattttttttttggtcgaaAAGGAAAATTTTATTCAACGAACTGGAAATATTTACACCTCATGCTCATTGGACTCTAGAGACAAGGTCTCACTAAGTTATAGACATTtctgtggctataaatcatcttatTCAGGgtaaatgagaagtttaaagttaaattatttataaatttaaaacTGTTTATCATTTTTTTCTGGACAaacttcaaaaaagaaaaaaactgtgCCACTTAAAATAAGGAGAGGAAAAAAATTAGAGAGTAATGAAAACATCAAAAATTTCTAAGTGACTACCCCTTGGTATGAAATAAAAGTTATTTACCTCTTTACTACAAGATGAGTGAGGACAATATTGCTGATCAATGATGATAGGATTTTCAGCATATTGCACATTAATATCTTCAAAAGTGACATTGAAAACTTTGCTAGGAGGTGAAGGTGCCCAACTCTTTATCCTTGCTCcatttgtagtcctcacaatggTACAATTCTTCACTATAACTCCATTAACATCACCTTCATCTTGGTACTTCCCTAAACTTCCAATGCTAATTCCATGACCAGGGCCACAATGGACCTCGGAAATGTTAATATTCGAACTACCGGGGCCAATAGAAATGCAATCATCTCCGGTCGAAATTTTCAGGTTGTTAGCAGAGATATCGCTGGAGTTGCCTATATGAATCCCGTCAGTATTTGGGCTATCGCCGGGTGCTGTTATTGTCACGTCCTGAAAATGTACTCCCTGGCTATTACCAATCTGGAAGTGGAAGAACTTGCTGTTGATTGAAATTATGTCTTGTATTAAGGCATTGCTCACGTCGTTGAATTTTATAGACTGTTTACAAGATAGAGGGCATAAAATCTTGTTAGTCAATAATATTGTTCACTAACAGCCATTATATGAAAATGTTGTCGCACTGCTTAAGCAATACTATCTTCTTTTAAGCAATGATTGTCTAGGTACCATGTACTCTAGACAAACAAGACAAGTACAATAATTTGATACTCCTATTTTGAAAAGAACGAGAAGAATTCGGAGGAGGAGTGTAAAGCCTTCTAATTTTTTACATTCATTTCTCAATACTTTAAAATAAATTGACATAATTAGACACTACATAAAACTACTACTATTAGTTTCAACTTTTTATAATTAGAAATATTCAAAAGATGTATGAAAAGGTTGTGGctgaagaaaaaaattatttgactGTCCAAATAATAATGGTGTCACGTAAAGTAGAAAACGAAGATATTATGCACATATTGCCCTCAAAACTACTGAAAAGGatatttatttgtttgttaatttTATGTGCTTCCATTGAATATTACATTCAAATCTATACAATTCCAAAATTAAGATACGTTCGGCAAGCGGAAGACTGTCGCTTTGTTTCGgcaagttattttttttttccctttttatattTAGTTACGATTTCCTTTGTCTTTTTTTCCTAAGAAAAATAAACCActaaaaggaaagaaaatattacTCCCTCGGTCCCGTTTTATACGAATGCGTTTGAtttgacacgaagtttaagaaataaagaaaagttttgaaacttgtgatctaaaacaaatcATAGAAATTTATGTGGCtaaaaattatttcattaaagataaaaagGTAAATCTAAAGTTAAtttttactaaatataaaaatatgttatTCTTTTTGTAaataactaaaaaggaaagaatatcatataaattgagacggtcGGTGTACTGTAATGCAGTAAGAAATACTTTACCACGGGAGGATTCTTGTTGTTGGCTTTACTTGTAAGGGACCATGCAGAAGGGCCTTGGCCATCTAAAGAACCTTTTCCATTAATAGTCAGCCCATTAATATGCTGAAATAATATCCAGAATTCATCTCTGCTTTCACCAGAGGGAGCTCTCAAAACTCCATTAATGTTAAAAATAGTTTGGCCATTGCATGGGCCATTAAATGTCACTGT
Above is a genomic segment from Lycium barbarum isolate Lr01 chromosome 12, ASM1917538v2, whole genome shotgun sequence containing:
- the LOC132624465 gene encoding exopolygalacturonase-like produces the protein MTPSHFFFHFLSFFVLFLIIVKSSQVHGKGVVFNVQDFGAFPDGKTDSSQAFLKAWNQTCQSKEGGTIFIPTGTFLLNTVTFNGPCNGQTIFNINGVLRAPSGESRDEFWILFQHINGLTINGKGSLDGQGPSAWSLTSKANNKNPPVIGNSQGVHFQDVTITAPGDSPNTDGIHIGNSSDISANNLKISTGDDCISIGPGSSNINISEVHCGPGHGISIGSLGKYQDEGDVNGVIVKNCTIVRTTNGARIKSWAPSPPSKVFNVTFEDINVQYAENPIIIDQQYCPHSSCSKEGNSQVEISNVKFIDIRGIAASKVAVSLNCSKSVPCQGIELRGLDLIFNGQEATTATCYNANMSFYGQQTPSGCT